Within Aricia agestis chromosome Z, ilAriAges1.1, whole genome shotgun sequence, the genomic segment tataaaaaatgttcattaaagagagcttaaaatacaaaatgtatgacgtcacactatgacatttataaattaaaatattaaaatattaacttttttgtaataatgaatgattatgaagcgattagcatgaagaaaaaaattaggtcaagtagcctagtatagttttgattttatcttGTATGACTTCTAAACTCTTACTTCTTGCTCTTTTttcttcatttatttatataaagcaACTTCTTACTGACTTGCTATGTAAACATAATATCTAAGGTATACAGATATATATTTGTGCAGCATATTTGTTTTTCGTATGACTTTTCTTCTAGATTAAGACAAGAAAAtctttgtataaaatatgttctCTACATAAACTTTATTTGTAGGAGGTTAAGGTTTTTTCAGAAATAATTCAAGTATTTCACTTATTACTTTTACATTGCAGAGAAGTGGTAAAGACATATGAATCAGAGAAGTATGGAAGTGAAAGTGATGCGGAAGAAGTACAGGATGTGGTATCATCAGAACTGGATGATCATTCTCATGTTCATTTCTCACTAGACACATCTAACAAGAATAAATGTGATGTAAGTAAAATGTGTTAAAGTTTCTGCACTCTTCGGTTTTTACTTTGTTTTCAGTTTTTGAGATGTCCTGGTGAAAAGgaaatttcttggaaataaaggatactaattattataaaatgttgcaATTAGTCTAACAGGAATGGCCAAAGTATTTGtagttttattacattaatattGCTCTCAAAATCATACCAAATATTGCCTGATTTATTTATAACACCTACCAGCTCCATTGATCTATTTTGTCTTTGTTATAGAAGGATGAAGTAGCAAGTTGCTACTGCAGCGCCTCACACACAGACAACTACTGTTCAACTGATGAACATGAGCCAGGTCAGATCCATGCATCTCATGCCTTGCAGCCGAGCGACAGCGGTGCTGATCTGACTTACCAGGACTATCACCTGGATATCACTCAGGATAAACTCGAAGAACTGGATGAGGATGTCACTAAGCTAGATACTTATGAAGATTATCTATCTGAAGAGACTTGGGACAAATTCTGGGCGATTCATGGAGAAAGACTAATTTGGGCATCATGGATCAAGAAATATAGTGATTATATTAACCCAGATTATCTAGATGAAAACAATGATATACTTCTAGATGAAAATAGTGTCCCCCAGAAGTTAGAGAAGGCTGAAGAAAGtcaaaaaagtaatgaaaataGAAGGGAAAGGAAATATTCTTATGATTCGAAAATAAACCCAGTTATGGGTAGTAAAGATGACATAACTGGAAAACCTTCTAAGAATAAATCAGATACCAAAGATGATTCATGGGTACCTATTGGAAGAAGGCGATCAATTTCAGAACACGAAAGAATTGTTAGTCCAAAAACTCTTGCAGCCACTGATTCAATGACCAATGTGACCAAAGCAACCCTCTCTAGCTACAATGTGACTTCCAGCCATGTCACCTCAGATTCCACACCTACAGATGGTTACAGCatatcatcatcaacatcagaTGATCAATTTAATGATCAAACCAGGATTGCCAATGTTGAAGACCAAACTGATGAAGTAACAGAGGAATTAGATAATGATCAATATTGGCAGCTGCTCTGGAAGAAACACTTCGGGGAACAGTATGCAATACACTACGCATACTATGTTGAATGTCACAACCATCATGACCAATTCAATGAACTAAGTAATAACAAAGATAAAGTTTTAGATAACAAATTAGAAGaattaaaacttgaaaacgaCTGTGAAAATAGTGATGGTAATTCGCAAGATGCACAAACAATTGTAGAGATACAAGAAGAGAAAGAACAGAAAAAAGCAAAATCAGGAAAGTCGAATGAAAATAGAACGGGTAAATCGAAATCTCGAAAGAAACATGAGCATAAAGTTATAAATTCTGTAGGCGCACTTCTACAGCTATTAAAGGAGCAACAAGAGAAGGAGAGTGAGTTAGTTGATGCTAGTGAGGAGAAATCTACGGAAAAAGTAGAAACGGCCATTACACCTGATTCTACAATGAATCAGGATACTATTCAAAACCCACAAAGTCGAAACTCAAATTCTAGTCATATTGATGaagatgatgataataatgatcCGCCAGAAGAAAGATATTCTTCACTTAAAAGAAggtatgaatattttaatgtgtgtctttaaagttattaaagacctgactttaagaaaatacttcggTTTTGGTGAACCTGCACTTTAGCCTGATAAAAGAAACCTATATCCATCCTCACTATATTTTTCACTTTAGAACTGCCAAATTGATCTACTTAACTATTCAATTATATTCGTAATTTTAATCCATTGCAAACATTTCAGCCACGAACTGGATGCAGATGAGCTAATGTCAGAAAGAATAAAATCAACATTAGATGTCATGGGATTCTCCTTAGACCCAACAAAACTGCCAAAGGGTGAACTCATTTATAAGAAACGAATAGGTAAGCTGAGACCGCCACGCAATAAAAAATGGAATGCCCCAAGAAAAATATACTTTGACGACGATGGAAACCCCTATCATGAAAAGgtattattacaaatattttaaaaggaaTTATGGAATTACAAATATTAGCAAACAAATAGAATAAATAacaagaatatttttatattttttaacaaaaaacgttttttttttacagacaGATGACGAAGGACATAATTCTGAGATAGACACAGACAAAGTTGATGAAACGAATGTAAAAGCAGAAGAGAAGAAACCTGAAACAAGTGCAGAAGATGAATTAGATGATAGTAACATAGTTGAAGCTAAAGAGGAGACACAGAGTGAGGACATCAGTGATCAGGGAAACAAAGATGCAACTGTTGAGAATCCAAgtaaagtattataaatatgaattttagAAAGCTGAGATTATTGACTGTATAACAGAACAGCTTTCTTCTTCTTACTTTGACATATCCCTACCTGTTATAGGAGTGGCCATGCTATGCAGCGATGCACTTCAGTAATTTACAGCTAGAAAACAGCTCTCATTGGTGCCATTTTCTTATACATGACATTTTACAATATAGCGGCGGTTAGTTACTTTGGGCACGTGTCTTTGTAGAGCTATAATTATATCATGAATGTATATTTTCAGGTCAAACCAAGCGCAGAAAACGGCAGAAGCGTCATAGACCAGATACCGACACAAGCGAGCTGCCCGCAGAGTTGCAGGGGCATCCTAAGATGATGAAGTACTGGAAGAAGAGGCACTCCCTGTTTCATAGGTAGGTTTTATAACCGCGAAGCTAAAGGGTTCTGGTGAGAGAGAGGAAAGGAGGTCTGGTGGCCAGGAAAACAAGCTACGCCAAGGTTTTTTATCTTTTGCTAAGCTTAAAGCTAAGCTTAGGTGAGTCTTCCACAAAATTTTTGTTCCAAGAGAAACATTTAATCTGTAacggccttatcacactggtgATTTTTTAGCTGCGTTGCAGGTCACTATCTCACATATCTTTGCTTGCAGCGACCGCTTTCGCCGCGCTCGCAAACCGTCTGTGTGAAAGGACCTAAGATTATCtgatagtataaaaaatatgatgtatTTATGATTCTTAGATTTGACGAAGGCATCCGTCTCGACATGGAATCCTGGTTCAGCGTGACGCCCGAGAACGTGGCCGCTCACATTGCCGACCGGTGTGCGCGCGACACCGTCCTCGACGCGTTCTGCGGCGCCGGCGGCAACAGCGTGCAGTTCGCGAGGACGTGTAAACGAGGTATAACGACAGTAATTGACagttgtttttagggttccgtagccaaatggcaaaaaacggatcccttatagattcgtcatgtctgtctgtcgacAGACAGACGTCTGTGACATACAGAcatgtccgtctgtatgtcacagccacttttctccgaaactataagagctatataattaaataaaagctgttaaccgcattaagatttcgatacaaaaatggaaaaattataaaaaattttaggggtccctataggtacaactgaaacaatttttttttcatctaacctattagtgtggggtatctatggataggtcttcaaaaagtTGGagtcgcccatgaagggttccgcagcagcaaataggcaacgtatttaggaaatcaaaaatatttttctatacatgtaccgcaccgattttaatcggcgaggtacataattatattatagtcgaaattggacaagtgAGATGGATAGCAATGGAGGGCGTCCGGACCACCaggacaccccccttatatacgcccatgagtACGGgcatgataattaaaaaatatatatatgatgtacattactataaaaactaccaatgaaaattgatttgaacgagatctagcaagtacttttttttatacttcataaatggtaaacactaaaccttaatttaactttcattaaatcaactgaaatataaaaataagtcaaaaactttttaatttcatagaaataaaccttattgctgctgcggaacccttcatgggcgagtccaactcgcacttggctggttttttttaaatagtatggTGTAAAGAGTAAGGATTTTGGCATTTTTCTGTTCCtttgaaaatttattaattactgcCTGCATTACCTTGTAGGAGCGCGGTTTGTCTACACGTTTTAATTATAGACATAATCGCGGAttgtacaaggtgtaacaaaaacaagtgataatactttagggtgtgtatgtgttccttatagagagttcactgtgaaagtagcagcgctgaaagaccaaatttctttttcacttttgtatggggaaactcgtgacgttcgggcgcttgcccatacaaaagtaaaaaaattttttggtctttcagcgctgctactttcacagtgaactctctataaggatcacatacacaccctaaagtattattacttgtttttgttacaccctgtatagacaaAAAGACAGACTTCTATCAATCTGATATTTTGATTcctcttcttcctagtcgtatcctcatagCTGACTGCTGAAGCAcgtaacacaaaataaaacacaaaaacacaaaaaacacaaaagttTGCTGATATTTTGATTATTCTTTCCTAAATCCACTTAGACTACATTTAGAACCCACAAATTGTGGGCCACAATCAacatagattttatttttttattattccttTCTTCTTCCTACGTTTAACTGACTTATTTAAATATCGTTGCAGTAATAGCTATAGACATAGACCCTAAGAAGATAGAGTTGGCCCGCCACAACGCTTTGGTGTACGGAGTTGATAATATAGAGTTTATCGTTGGGGACTTCTTCGAGATTGGACCTACTATTAAAGCTGATTTGGTGTTCCTGAGCCCACCGTGGGGTGGACCCAAGTATTCCGAGGTTGGTTTTTTTAATTAGAATATTGCCGGTTTTTCGCGGTATCAATTAAATGAaagaaattttatttatcatgTACGGTCTACATAATTATTTGCTTTACATTTAATCTTTGTAATTTACAGTAAATCACaaatatcacataatataatcattatcgAAATTGATTAACTTATGTctaagattataaaaaaaatcaaggaatttaaccaaaatcattttttataaCGCTATAACTTTTATTGGCCTTAAatgttataaactatatttacaGAATTCAGAATATGACATTGAAACCATGTTGGAACCCAAGCCAGCTTCAGAACTGATAAATGTAGCAAGCACAATCAATTCTAATATAGCAATATATTTACCAAGAAATTCAAAAACTGATCAGgtatgtaaaaattttaatatacttacttagccAAAAAAAGTATAACACATtatttgtgtctgtctgtctgtctgtgacaaTTTATACAATCGATTTGAATAATTgattaaaaagtaaattatcatttaaattttaaatatataaaaataacatactttttttctatttctagATTTTGTCACTGGCACAAGAAATGGGAAGTTCAGTTGAGATAGAACAGAGTTTCTTGGATAGAAGGTTTGTTGCAATAACTGCATACTTCTACTAATAGATttaagacatattattattatttaaattagattgtGAAAATATTGTCATATATAAAATGTAACTGTCATTATTTAGGATTCAGGTAGTATTATTCAATTGTTTATTCAATTGTTTATGCCTTAAAAAGTTGTTCAGTATTTAGTATTGCAAGCTAGCCATAATGCTTGTATTGTTCATAtcgttatttttcatttataatttgtaattaatcagaaaaaaaaaagatttttattttttgtgccgaaaacagttttatatttattccaTTTATACAATAAAGTATTAAATCAAATCTGATTCACTATAGCTCAAAATAGGTTGTAGATGTTAAGACAGAAGTCAGTATAGTGAAATACGAGGAGAAATCCAGTGTTATGCAATAGCCTTATATAGCCACGTCATCAATCACGTAGAATGGTCTATGGAGTATGGTTATTTGTCTCTCTCTCTGTCACATTTGTGGAATTAAAATACTCACACATGAGTGAATGAAACAAGATGTGACAATAGGTCAATAGCCTAATTTCAATGTGTTTGGTGACCagaatgtattataatttataaaatgtccatatttaatttaaaaataaatatgacatgtctatattaataatttagactggattgcaccaactaactttaactgtaactttaactttaactttgactacagtgcaaaatgtcaaatctttgggtaaagttaaaaatggacgccatcaagacgccatatatataactataaccatagagctcgacaaggttttaaatgcatgtggcgaaaaaaggaactaacgctgtcatcatacaaaaaccgcaatttttgacagttctcctttaccagcagcgcccccgcccacgcgcatgtataaccttgttggatcagctgtcatctgtcaatttctccgggcaaagttaagggtaaagttaaagttaaatttaccttaactataaccataactttaactttaactttacccacgcctctggtgcaacccagtctaaagtGCACATTCATTTTGAGTATTcctataatataattcatataaatgtaaaattatataacatattctaaaataataattaatggttTACTGAAAATAGTAGTACTTTATTTTGCATTTATTTCTTATTAAGGAGTTTTAGATTTGTTTCTAAACTTTGCACATTATTATAAGATTTTATAGGCATATGataagtttatttatattatcaatctGGTGATGCGATATGCCACATACATTCAGCCACTGTCGCTGGCCGCTGCTCCTCGTGCTGTCAGAaatattttcctgaatattgcgagagtctatgggcgacggcatttgctttccatcaggtgacccgtttgctcggttgccctcttattttataaaaaaaagcatAATCTGCGGCAGTCACGACACGATTGAGCAGAGTGTTAACTGTTTACACTAAGCCCTCTACTTGTCGCGTCGCGTCGGGCAGCGGcagagtcatgactcatgacgaATGGCATTGCGAGTGACTATGTATTTACATTCTCGCCCTGCCACATAGAGCTGAGTATAAACGCCGCACTACAGTGTCGAGTGTCCTGTGTTGGTTTTTGTCACTTCTCACCGCGAGAACGTAAACTACGATGTGTAAGAAATAGAAACAGCGCATCTAAtggcaaataataatagtagCTCATTCGACGCCATACAAAATTTGTGTTAACATGCTAACTGTGAAATGTAACATTTGACAAAGGACCACAGAGGAAGATCTTCTGACCAAGCATGGTGTTAGCTCTTAAATCGCCAGTATGATAGCCAGCTTTAAAATGCACTTGACATTTGACTTTCTGCATTTATattgtgttaaattttaatatgtactgcacaattattatcattattaaaagCACAGGTTTTAAGATCTGATCTTGCCGCCGAATGTGAGCTCACTTAGCCCCTGTGTAAACGTGGAAATTAACGGTATCGAATGTCCGCGCCTTATCGCCTAGCGTAATAACATAGTGTCGGTTAGGTGTGAACGAAAAAGTGAATATGTATGGAAATTAGAAATACAATATACTGCGTAACGTTcgctcacattcggcggctgacagtcagtttggtttgaaccataaagtaattaatataaggtatttaatatattaactttattgtttGAACACGGCCTTACAGggttagtgtttttttttcgcTTAGAGGGTCCATAAATTACGTAAACTTATGTAACTTATGAATGCCTCATTACAGAATACTGAATGGATATTAGTAGCCACCGTGGATGTAGAATTTGTGATTCAATGTTGTGATCATTGTAAATATTTgttgaatataataaaagttgtgACTGACAATTTTGATTTCACTTGACGTTCCTGCAGTCAGTGCAGGAACGCCGAATCCATAAAGAAAAATaagcactgcaagctcaattaGCACCAtaacagaataggtgttagtagcataacgacttgcagattctgcgaaGAGGATGAGACACCCATACATcttctccttgactgtcctgctctactacagagctgAAACAGGCGccttggtcgctacgaatactcatccagaggaaattcgtggcaccaaccccatcATTAAATTTATGAGCAGCAGCAGCATTGCAAAGAAGTCACAATAGATTCTtgagggtcgcagtgacgtcattTGCAACTCTCTCGATTCGATTGCAACGGGCTACATTGACCTGTctttagtacaaaaaaaaatagtggaTACAGAGCACCCATTCATAGcatatctaataataaaattctcgtgtcagtgtttgtgcgcgaaatccttcaaaacggctcaaccaatttcaatgaaattttgtatgtactgtcagagaagttgattcctaggcagatggcggacttaagtaatttggtcgcgttaccacagaatatatattagtagcgttacgtcaaacccatccaaccgatcgcagctaacattgaattgacttaGGCCGACCAGATGttggtccgtcatctgcctaggagtcaatttcctcgatggtacattaattGTAAGGCCTGAgaatagttttttatttactaaattgAAATTACATAGTCTAtgactacaaataataaaaactatttattattcgtaggtctatgattataaaatttcaataacTTCTGCATCAGAATTAGTGGCAAACAGAAGTACTTATGCAATTTGTATGTTGTGTGAAGTGCTTGTTCATAaaggagcaaaataaaatacaaattatttagtAGTAGCTTATATTTAAATGGAAATAGATGTTTACGGTAGTAAATACTTGACTTTCACACACTTGTAGCCAGTATTTAGTGAAAACTTATATCTATTGACATTGTCTTTTATCACACAGAACTTTATTCCTTCATTTCCCCTTCCTCATCTTCTTCTTCTGCGCCTCTTACATATAAAACATTGTTACATCTAATCAAAACTTCTCCGAGATTACCTGAAATTTAAATGTTGTGTTACTTAGGCAGGGTTTCCAAACATTTATGATAATTTGTGATAATTGAATGgcattgttcagtcaaagggttagctgtttgattgaacggctatttaaaccagtcggctgcgacatacatACAGGCGGCTTCTGCAAACAGTAgatattaacattattttggCGGAACCTCAAGGGACGCCCCCTTAGGCCTGAGAGTAAGTTGCAAACAAAGTACAAACTAACCTGTGCAACCACCATCAACTATTTCCTCTGTGTTTGCTAATTGCAAATTCATGTAGCCATCAGCTGAGACCAGCAAACCTTTATATTCGTGTCCCCACTTTAGTTTAACTAACACAGACTTTCCTGTTAAACTGTTGAGGAAAGGTTTTGGGTTAATTGGCATAGCCGCCGCCATTTTTTGTAGATTctgaaaaataacaaaatactagTAACTGTTTAATTCTGGACTTTAAAGATATATAAAAAACGTTGTTATTACTTCTATTTTCATCTAAACTTACTTGTATAGAATTTgtaacctaaaaaaaataacaatcgctGAGTGCCGCTATCAcgcccacagattactagtatatatatacttttttttttttttttttttaatttattgggagctggaaacgagtcctttgctccaaaaaaaaaatacaataataataacaataataatacaaaatacaacactagtatatatactagtaatctgtgggcgTGATATCTGTAGTGGAAACTGCTAAAATCTGTATGTCATATTGTCTCAATTTTCTGtataaaatctgtattaaagtcaacaaaaaacatacatatcttatatctttaaacgagcaattcttgtatatatataatatatatatatatatttaaatcgccgaagacttgttgcgtcttttcaaagtcgaaccctatggcgtctaccattcccaatgactttttaattgttattcgtgcgaatatagttacattgctgtcatgtgaattctattgtcgacgagaaattttgtttacgtacgaaaattagatattcaatttcaaataattctcgctggttttttgcttccgttctcgatggaaatcatgtgacacattgtatatttttgtattcgttccatgcatttaatcgtttttcctacatccatttaaatgtatggttatattgataccgtatattgtactatattaattccatgcattctactaattaaatgactccttactatatttgagattatatcggtaccgtatattatttttttatgtacgccataaactgttgagtttgttgcttcctcctaaccttatatgttatatcgatacatacataggtacctatataatagatcccaataaattcattgcgtgatgtggtctctgtctaccccaatgagggacaggagtgacgatatgtatgtataaatagagaatcatccctctttatgaagtcgattaaaatgaaatacttatttctataacttggagtacataacagacattaaaaacaagttatccctatattacatagattaattaaattttaaattataattaggtaagtccgctaggctaactaaaaaatattaagaataattatgatagatatgatcattttatttatgtgagcgtgtttcttctgaacttaagtatgaacacaaaataaaacaattgtttcggtagtaggtatttttaagttttattgtttaaaatcaagtaggtacaataataaacccatggtcataataatcaaagtgtcggacaaatcaaatacaccgaaataggaacataaaagtaatttaagaaattaacaattttaagaacgaccagttgagaggctaatttactgtgacattgactatagttaacttgtgtatgtaagcaatactagttttcaatcgtggctctgcccacgtgacaagttgataaaatttaag encodes:
- the LOC121738672 gene encoding trimethylguanosine synthase isoform X3 — encoded protein: MSDCYDSYHRWEPLAEFHFNLNNPENEELYRENYIYCLCSRVLTREVVKTYESEKYGSESDAEEVQDVVSSELDDHSHVHFSLDTSNKNKCDKDEVASCYCSASHTDNYCSTDEHEPGQIHASHALQPSDSGADLTYQDYHLDITQDKLEELDEDVTKLDTYEDYLSEETWDKFWAIHGERLIWASWIKKYSDYINPDYLDENNDILLDENSVPQKLEKAEESQKSNENRRERKYSYDSKINPVMGSKDDITGKPSKNKSDTKDDSWVPIGRRRSISEHERIVSPKTLAATDSMTNVTKATLSSYNVTSSHVTSDSTPTDGYSISSSTSDDQFNDQTRIANVEDQTDEVTEELDNDQYWQLLWKKHFGEQYAIHYAYYVECHNHHDQFNELSNNKDKVLDNKLEELKLENDCENSDGNSQDAQTIVEIQEEKEQKKAKSGKSNENRTGKSKSRKKHEHKVINSVGALLQLLKEQQEKESELVDASEEKSTEKVETAITPDSTMNQDTIQNPQSRNSNSSHIDEDDDNNDPPEERYSSLKRSHELDADELMSERIKSTLDVMGFSLDPTKLPKGELIYKKRIGKLRPPRNKKWNAPRKIYFDDDGNPYHEKTDDEGHNSEIDTDKVDETNVKAEEKKPETSAEDELDDSNIVEAKEETQSQTKRRKRQKRHRPDTDTSELPAELQGHPKMMKYWKKRHSLFHRFDEGIRLDMESWFSVTPENVAAHIADRCARDTVLDAFCGAGGNSVQFARTCKRVIAIDIDPKKIELARHNALVYGVDNIEFIVGDFFEIGPTIKADLVFLSPPWGGPKYSENSEYDIETMLEPKPASELINVASTINSNIAIYLPRNSKTDQILSLAQEMGSSVEIEQSFLDRRFVAITAYFY
- the LOC121738672 gene encoding trimethylguanosine synthase isoform X1 — protein: MSDCYDSYHRWEPLAEFHFNLNNPENEELYRENYIYCLCSRVLTREVVKTYESEKYGSESDAEEVQDVVSSELDDHSHVHFSLDTSNKNKCDKDEVASCYCSASHTDNYCSTDEHEPGQIHASHALQPSDSGADLTYQDYHLDITQDKLEELDEDVTKLDTYEDYLSEETWDKFWAIHGERLIWASWIKKYSDYINPDYLDENNDILLDENSVPQKLEKAEESQKSNENRRERKYSYDSKINPVMGSKDDITGKPSKNKSDTKDDSWVPIGRRRSISEHERIVSPKTLAATDSMTNVTKATLSSYNVTSSHVTSDSTPTDGYSISSSTSDDQFNDQTRIANVEDQTDEVTEELDNDQYWQLLWKKHFGEQYAIHYAYYVECHNHHDQFNELSNNKDKVLDNKLEELKLENDCENSDGNSQDAQTIVEIQEEKEQKKAKSGKSNENRTGKSKSRKKHEHKVINSVGALLQLLKEQQEKESELVDASEEKSTEKVETAITPDSTMNQDTIQNPQSRNSNSSHIDEDDDNNDPPEERYSSLKRSHELDADELMSERIKSTLDVMGFSLDPTKLPKGELIYKKRIGKLRPPRNKKWNAPRKIYFDDDGNPYHEKTDDEGHNSEIDTDKVDETNVKAEEKKPETSAEDELDDSNIVEAKEETQSEDISDQGNKDATVENPSQTKRRKRQKRHRPDTDTSELPAELQGHPKMMKYWKKRHSLFHRFDEGIRLDMESWFSVTPENVAAHIADRCARDTVLDAFCGAGGNSVQFARTCKRVIAIDIDPKKIELARHNALVYGVDNIEFIVGDFFEIGPTIKADLVFLSPPWGGPKYSENSEYDIETMLEPKPASELINVASTINSNIAIYLPRNSKTDQILSLAQEMGSSVEIEQSFLDRRFVAITAYFY
- the LOC121738798 gene encoding small nuclear ribonucleoprotein F; this translates as MAAAMPINPKPFLNSLTGKSVLVKLKWGHEYKGLLVSADGYMNLQLANTEEIVDGGCTGNLGEVLIRCNNVLYVRGAEEEDEEGEMKE
- the LOC121738672 gene encoding trimethylguanosine synthase isoform X2 translates to MSDCYDSYHRWEPLAEFHFNLNNPENEELYRENYIYCLCSRVLTREVVKTYESEKYGSESDAEEVQDVVSSELDDHSHVHFSLDTSNKNKCDDEVASCYCSASHTDNYCSTDEHEPGQIHASHALQPSDSGADLTYQDYHLDITQDKLEELDEDVTKLDTYEDYLSEETWDKFWAIHGERLIWASWIKKYSDYINPDYLDENNDILLDENSVPQKLEKAEESQKSNENRRERKYSYDSKINPVMGSKDDITGKPSKNKSDTKDDSWVPIGRRRSISEHERIVSPKTLAATDSMTNVTKATLSSYNVTSSHVTSDSTPTDGYSISSSTSDDQFNDQTRIANVEDQTDEVTEELDNDQYWQLLWKKHFGEQYAIHYAYYVECHNHHDQFNELSNNKDKVLDNKLEELKLENDCENSDGNSQDAQTIVEIQEEKEQKKAKSGKSNENRTGKSKSRKKHEHKVINSVGALLQLLKEQQEKESELVDASEEKSTEKVETAITPDSTMNQDTIQNPQSRNSNSSHIDEDDDNNDPPEERYSSLKRSHELDADELMSERIKSTLDVMGFSLDPTKLPKGELIYKKRIGKLRPPRNKKWNAPRKIYFDDDGNPYHEKTDDEGHNSEIDTDKVDETNVKAEEKKPETSAEDELDDSNIVEAKEETQSEDISDQGNKDATVENPSQTKRRKRQKRHRPDTDTSELPAELQGHPKMMKYWKKRHSLFHRFDEGIRLDMESWFSVTPENVAAHIADRCARDTVLDAFCGAGGNSVQFARTCKRVIAIDIDPKKIELARHNALVYGVDNIEFIVGDFFEIGPTIKADLVFLSPPWGGPKYSENSEYDIETMLEPKPASELINVASTINSNIAIYLPRNSKTDQILSLAQEMGSSVEIEQSFLDRRFVAITAYFY